The following are encoded in a window of Halosolutus halophilus genomic DNA:
- a CDS encoding AGE family epimerase/isomerase, translated as MCPTHTADVWDPKWLRERGNEILEFYYPACLNDDGYRHRFRADGTAEPSVEPLVGTCRFIYGFAEGVHLDGPAWCVHAARHGIDRLRTAFADDVHGGFYWELAEDGSIDETKYAYGHAFALLALSQASSADVAAVDAEIAAVYDLLDDRLFEPEYGLYAVEATREWEPITYRGQNANMHLCEACLAAYEATGDERYLERASTIATAVVRCLSTGEGNIWEHFDEEWTADWTYNADDPDNLFRPHGYLPGHFVEWAKLLCLLDQHEPTDWRIPAAVRLFESAVDVAWDERHGGLQYAFDRDGRITNDRKYYWVTAEQLAAAATLMAAGEPFEAWYERTWAYALDTHVAADAPVWHRVLARDGSTVPESTPLSPPNKTDYHVLSALKTCRDAVL; from the coding sequence ATGTGCCCGACGCACACCGCTGACGTGTGGGATCCGAAGTGGCTTCGGGAACGCGGGAACGAGATCCTCGAATTTTACTATCCCGCCTGTCTCAACGACGACGGGTATCGCCACCGGTTCCGCGCGGACGGGACGGCCGAACCGTCGGTCGAACCCCTCGTCGGAACCTGCCGGTTCATCTACGGATTTGCCGAAGGGGTCCACCTCGACGGACCGGCGTGGTGCGTCCACGCGGCGCGACACGGAATCGATCGGCTTCGAACCGCGTTCGCCGACGACGTCCACGGCGGATTCTACTGGGAACTCGCCGAGGACGGATCGATCGACGAGACGAAATACGCGTACGGCCACGCGTTCGCGCTGCTCGCCCTCTCGCAGGCGAGCAGTGCCGACGTGGCGGCCGTCGACGCGGAGATCGCCGCCGTCTACGACCTCCTCGACGATCGCCTCTTCGAGCCGGAGTACGGGCTGTACGCCGTCGAAGCGACGCGAGAGTGGGAGCCGATCACGTACCGCGGGCAGAACGCGAACATGCACCTGTGCGAAGCCTGTCTCGCGGCGTACGAGGCGACCGGCGACGAGCGGTACCTCGAGCGGGCGAGCACGATCGCGACGGCCGTCGTGCGCTGTCTGTCGACCGGCGAGGGCAACATCTGGGAGCACTTCGACGAGGAGTGGACCGCTGACTGGACGTACAACGCCGACGACCCCGACAACCTCTTTCGACCCCACGGCTACCTCCCCGGTCACTTCGTCGAGTGGGCGAAACTGCTCTGCCTGCTCGATCAACACGAGCCGACCGACTGGCGGATCCCGGCCGCGGTGAGGCTGTTCGAATCGGCGGTCGACGTCGCCTGGGACGAGCGCCACGGCGGCCTTCAGTACGCGTTCGATCGCGACGGGCGAATCACGAACGACCGCAAGTACTACTGGGTCACCGCCGAGCAGTTGGCCGCGGCCGCGACGCTGATGGCCGCCGGGGAGCCGTTCGAGGCGTGGTACGAGCGAACCTGGGCGTACGCGTTGGATACCCACGTCGCCGCCGACGCGCCGGTCTGGCACCGCGTCCTCGCCCGCGACGGATCGACGGTTCCGGAGAGTACGCCGTTGTCGCCGCCGAACAAGACCGACTACCACGTCCTGAGCGCGCTCAAGACGTGTCGAGACGCCGTACTGTGA
- a CDS encoding SDR family NAD(P)-dependent oxidoreductase: protein MSDSLTGRTALITGAASGIGRGIATTLAEAGTDIVVADVRREPKRGKYYQSDLETPTDALVEEAHGVESLYVETDIGTESDVRELIDATVDRFGGLDILVNNAGIQILGETSDLTAEDWHRVMDVNITSCFLTAKYGMEHLRESESGRIINVSSINAYFGGGGAPYAASKAGMVNLTRDLAIEAARSDVTVNSILPGVIKTPMQDQNDEETQREQREATLLSRLGTPEDVGKAVRFLASDDAEWITGAELLVDGGYCAAGY from the coding sequence ATGTCAGATTCGCTAACGGGGCGGACAGCCTTGATCACCGGGGCAGCTTCCGGAATCGGACGCGGAATTGCAACGACGCTCGCAGAGGCGGGCACCGACATCGTCGTCGCCGACGTTCGGCGCGAGCCGAAACGGGGCAAGTACTACCAATCGGACCTCGAAACGCCGACGGACGCTCTCGTCGAAGAGGCTCACGGCGTGGAGTCACTGTACGTCGAGACCGATATCGGGACAGAATCCGACGTCCGCGAGTTGATCGACGCGACGGTCGATCGGTTCGGGGGACTGGATATCCTCGTGAACAACGCCGGCATCCAGATACTCGGCGAAACCAGCGACCTCACGGCCGAGGACTGGCATCGAGTGATGGACGTGAACATCACCAGCTGCTTCCTGACCGCGAAGTACGGAATGGAACACCTCCGCGAGTCGGAGAGCGGGCGGATCATCAACGTCTCGAGTATCAACGCGTACTTCGGCGGCGGCGGTGCGCCGTACGCGGCCAGTAAGGCAGGCATGGTGAATCTCACCCGGGACCTCGCGATCGAGGCGGCCCGAAGCGACGTCACCGTCAATTCGATTCTCCCGGGCGTGATCAAGACGCCGATGCAAGATCAGAACGACGAAGAGACCCAACGAGAACAGCGGGAGGCGACGTTGCTGTCACGCCTCGGAACACCGGAAGACGTCGGAAAAGCCGTCCGTTTCCTCGCGAGCGACGACGCAGAGTGGATCACGGGGGCCGAGTTACTGGTCGACGGCGGCTACTGCGCGGCCGGCTACTGA
- a CDS encoding sugar ABC transporter substrate-binding protein, translating into MTYPDRRQFLKRASATAVVGMVAGCTGAGGGDSEFNQIGLSAYVRGGSWITAYIEAAEFYAEQIGVDLDVRPNEQSAQQQVSDIRDMANQGYDGIIVGVWDTGAAEGAINNAIDDGIPVIATNADTSSSEIPLYVGFSNYAGGEACAQEMIASLEEQRGDQDEWTVLDVRGPQGNQSANQRSQGFLDVMEEDDRVVVSDVLNGKFARDTAQEVTQEWINANDEVDGIYSGNLSMGLGVVRALENLGLDAPKGEDDHIILTQMDGSGEVNELIGDGVIDAAADQPNYFYNPIAIEYLRMYHEDGSDAIPEVGSTVESGDLDIQTGDYKDVELWSEDIWAPAEIDEQNGHPWFKTNNIIITEENADQPYLWGNVWG; encoded by the coding sequence ATGACATACCCTGACAGAAGGCAGTTCCTCAAGCGAGCCAGCGCTACGGCTGTTGTGGGAATGGTTGCGGGCTGTACCGGTGCGGGGGGTGGCGACAGCGAATTCAACCAGATCGGCCTCTCGGCGTACGTCCGTGGCGGATCCTGGATCACGGCCTACATCGAGGCGGCCGAATTCTACGCCGAGCAGATCGGCGTCGACCTCGACGTGCGGCCGAACGAGCAATCCGCTCAGCAACAGGTCTCGGACATTCGAGACATGGCCAACCAGGGCTACGACGGCATCATCGTCGGCGTCTGGGACACAGGTGCGGCGGAAGGTGCGATCAACAACGCAATCGACGACGGAATTCCCGTGATCGCCACGAACGCCGATACCTCCAGCTCGGAGATACCACTGTACGTCGGCTTTAGCAACTACGCGGGCGGCGAAGCGTGTGCACAGGAGATGATCGCTTCGCTCGAAGAACAGCGCGGCGATCAGGACGAGTGGACGGTGCTGGACGTTCGCGGACCGCAGGGGAACCAATCGGCGAACCAACGGAGTCAGGGCTTTCTCGACGTGATGGAGGAGGACGACCGCGTCGTCGTTAGCGACGTGCTCAACGGCAAGTTCGCGCGCGATACGGCGCAGGAAGTCACCCAGGAGTGGATTAACGCCAACGACGAAGTCGACGGCATCTACTCGGGCAACCTCTCGATGGGGCTCGGCGTCGTGCGCGCACTCGAGAATCTCGGACTCGACGCGCCGAAGGGAGAGGACGACCACATCATCCTCACGCAGATGGACGGCAGCGGAGAAGTAAACGAGTTGATCGGCGACGGCGTGATCGACGCGGCGGCCGACCAACCGAACTACTTCTACAACCCGATCGCGATCGAGTACCTGCGGATGTACCACGAGGACGGCTCCGACGCCATTCCGGAGGTCGGGTCGACCGTGGAATCGGGCGATCTCGACATCCAGACCGGGGACTACAAGGACGTTGAATTATGGTCCGAGGACATCTGGGCCCCCGCCGAAATCGACGAACAGAACGGCCACCCCTGGTTCAAGACGAACAACATTATCATCACCGAAGAGAACGCGGACCAGCCGTACCTCTGGGGGAACGTCTGGGGATAA
- a CDS encoding ABC transporter permease, whose protein sequence is MAIQNRISNRFDGTDDMALTLLDNMIWPILAIVIAAILVLAPQTFRNFRSIELILWAAVPLGLLVLAESLCLLSGNFDLSIGSIAGFSAIFTGMLLGSCPSCWGVISNPFLGFAIIVLVGATIGLVNGVMIGKFGLNPFLQTLAFLIIFQGAKTALNTQPISGLPDAYLYPGGEPWVAIGIMLAAFALFGYVMKFTTFGQAVYAIGSNEKAARDVGINTERMIIAVYTISGILAAIAGLMITGFTGVVPPLIGEGLVFQAFAGAVIGGISLFGGRGMITGALGGVILIEVVRSALSNTASVGATEIQMYNGIVLLVAILLYSTQSKLRSRILASGAA, encoded by the coding sequence ATGGCTATACAAAACCGAATAAGTAACCGTTTCGACGGGACAGACGATATGGCGTTAACACTGCTGGATAATATGATCTGGCCGATACTGGCCATTGTGATCGCCGCTATCCTCGTCCTCGCCCCCCAGACGTTCCGAAACTTTCGGTCGATCGAACTCATCCTGTGGGCGGCGGTACCGCTCGGCCTGCTCGTTCTCGCCGAGAGTCTCTGCCTACTCTCCGGGAATTTCGATCTGTCGATCGGATCTATCGCCGGGTTCTCCGCGATTTTCACCGGGATGCTCCTCGGGTCGTGCCCGAGCTGCTGGGGCGTCATCTCGAACCCCTTTCTCGGATTCGCAATCATCGTCCTCGTCGGCGCCACGATCGGCCTGGTCAACGGCGTCATGATCGGCAAGTTCGGGCTGAACCCGTTCCTGCAGACGCTCGCGTTCCTCATCATCTTCCAGGGGGCGAAAACGGCATTGAACACGCAACCGATCAGCGGACTTCCCGACGCGTATCTGTACCCCGGCGGCGAACCGTGGGTCGCGATCGGGATCATGCTCGCCGCGTTCGCCCTGTTCGGATACGTGATGAAGTTCACCACGTTCGGCCAGGCGGTGTACGCGATCGGCAGTAACGAGAAGGCCGCCCGGGACGTCGGTATCAACACCGAGCGAATGATCATCGCCGTGTACACGATCAGCGGAATCCTCGCCGCGATTGCGGGACTCATGATCACCGGATTCACCGGCGTCGTCCCGCCCTTGATCGGAGAGGGACTCGTCTTCCAGGCCTTCGCGGGCGCGGTTATCGGCGGAATCAGCCTCTTCGGCGGCCGAGGGATGATCACCGGCGCTCTCGGGGGCGTCATCCTCATCGAAGTCGTTCGATCCGCACTGAGCAACACTGCCAGTGTGGGCGCAACCGAGATTCAGATGTACAACGGAATCGTGTTGCTGGTCGCGATACTCCTGTACAGTACGCAGTCGAAACTTCGCAGTCGCATCCTCGCGAGTGGTGCCGCATGA
- a CDS encoding carbohydrate kinase family protein codes for MTQQLLVAGDTLVDFLPNRPGRIADVESFSPKFGGSAANVAVALERIGHPPLFWTRIARDRFGDYLADALHESAIPDRFVVRDPDAKTTLAFVSNDEDGERQFDFYRAGTADTRMQTGTVPDETLADVSWVHLTGVTMSVEPSRGAMLDLAARARRQGCTVSLDPNTRPEMWASEDEFATVIRDVLEQVDVVKATPEDLEAAGFDDDDPEALAAAVAAFGPHTVLLTLGGEGAFSYGTSESPLSGIETHGGYDVDVVDTTGAGDGFLAGAIASLAAGVESPERVLAVANAVGAITTTKQGSVTALTGADPIRELVGPLPWD; via the coding sequence ATGACGCAACAACTACTGGTCGCCGGAGACACGCTGGTCGACTTCCTGCCGAACCGGCCGGGACGGATCGCCGACGTGGAGTCGTTCTCGCCGAAGTTCGGCGGTTCGGCGGCGAACGTCGCCGTCGCGCTCGAGCGGATCGGCCATCCGCCGCTGTTCTGGACGCGGATCGCTCGAGACCGCTTCGGAGACTACCTCGCTGACGCTCTGCACGAGAGCGCGATCCCCGACCGATTCGTCGTCAGAGATCCCGACGCGAAAACGACGCTGGCGTTCGTCTCCAACGACGAGGACGGGGAGCGACAGTTCGACTTCTACCGGGCCGGAACCGCGGACACCCGCATGCAGACCGGCACCGTGCCGGACGAGACGCTGGCCGACGTCTCGTGGGTACACCTCACCGGCGTCACGATGAGCGTCGAACCGAGCAGAGGCGCGATGCTCGATCTCGCCGCTCGCGCCCGACGCCAGGGCTGTACCGTTTCGCTCGACCCGAACACGCGCCCGGAGATGTGGGCCTCGGAAGACGAGTTCGCGACCGTTATCCGGGACGTGCTCGAGCAGGTCGACGTGGTGAAAGCGACCCCCGAGGATCTCGAGGCCGCCGGCTTCGACGACGACGATCCAGAGGCGCTCGCGGCCGCCGTCGCAGCGTTCGGCCCGCACACGGTGTTGCTCACCCTCGGCGGGGAGGGCGCGTTCTCGTACGGAACGAGCGAGAGTCCGCTGTCCGGTATCGAAACCCACGGCGGCTACGACGTCGATGTCGTCGACACCACCGGCGCGGGCGACGGCTTCCTCGCCGGTGCGATCGCGTCGCTCGCCGCCGGCGTCGAGAGCCCGGAACGGGTCCTCGCGGTTGCGAACGCCGTCGGCGCGATCACCACGACGAAGCAGGGATCGGTAACCGCGCTCACCGGAGCCGATCCCATCCGGGAGCTGGTCGGACCGCTCCCCTGGGACTGA
- a CDS encoding SDR family NAD(P)-dependent oxidoreductase, translating into MPGEATFDFTGETAIVTGSTSGIGRGIATALADAGANVVVNSRSESDVEETAADLDELGAGTVVGVAADLSDPAGIERLVETAIDRFGTVAILVNNAAVWPEEESMVTADLEDWEFTMAVNVRAQYYASKLVGQHMVEEEIEGSIVNITSQTGDRRTGGRGFYGASKTAVNGLTWRMAHDLAQEGIRMNAISTDVTESRQLRYEAENVAREDPDPEKTGEDVLTEWGEARPLGRLGQPSDIADAVLYLCSDRASYVVGTILRVSGGGNLQ; encoded by the coding sequence ATGCCAGGAGAGGCTACTTTCGACTTTACGGGAGAGACGGCGATCGTAACCGGATCAACCAGCGGTATCGGGCGCGGGATCGCCACGGCGCTGGCAGATGCCGGCGCGAACGTCGTCGTGAACTCGCGATCGGAATCGGACGTGGAGGAGACGGCGGCCGACCTCGACGAGCTCGGAGCCGGGACGGTCGTCGGTGTGGCGGCGGATCTCTCCGATCCTGCCGGCATCGAGCGGCTCGTCGAGACCGCGATCGATCGGTTCGGGACGGTCGCGATACTCGTGAACAACGCGGCGGTCTGGCCCGAAGAGGAATCGATGGTGACGGCGGACCTCGAGGACTGGGAGTTCACCATGGCCGTCAACGTCCGCGCGCAGTACTATGCCTCCAAGCTGGTTGGCCAACACATGGTCGAGGAGGAGATCGAGGGATCGATCGTCAACATCACCAGCCAAACCGGCGACAGGCGAACCGGCGGCCGCGGGTTCTACGGCGCGTCGAAGACGGCGGTAAACGGGCTCACGTGGCGGATGGCACACGATCTCGCGCAGGAGGGAATCCGAATGAACGCGATCTCGACGGACGTCACCGAATCGCGCCAGCTCCGCTACGAGGCGGAAAACGTCGCTCGGGAGGATCCGGATCCGGAGAAAACGGGCGAAGACGTCCTGACCGAGTGGGGCGAAGCCAGACCGCTCGGGCGGCTCGGGCAGCCGTCGGACATCGCAGACGCGGTGCTCTACCTCTGTAGCGATCGAGCGTCGTACGTCGTCGGGACGATCCTGCGCGTCAGCGGCGGGGGCAATCTCCAGTAG
- a CDS encoding transaldolase family protein: protein MQLYIDTASESDAREFARYGFIDGVTTNPSLVASTDSSYRTVVETLADAVDGPVFAQVLAEDADGMVEQARTYDAWADDVVVKLPATRAGYEALGRIRADGIEAGITVLFSVTQAILAAKNDATFVAPYVGRLDDAGEDGLEVVAGIQTAFDEYGFETEVLAASVRNRRQATALYRAGVDAVTLPPTVLEAHFDHHKTAEGVAGFLSDWGTRGNPIESDD, encoded by the coding sequence ATGCAGTTGTACATCGATACGGCGTCAGAATCCGACGCTCGCGAATTCGCCCGGTACGGGTTCATCGACGGCGTGACGACGAACCCGTCCCTCGTGGCGTCGACGGACTCGTCGTACAGAACGGTCGTGGAAACGCTCGCTGACGCGGTCGATGGTCCCGTGTTCGCCCAGGTACTCGCGGAGGACGCCGACGGGATGGTCGAACAGGCCCGGACGTACGACGCGTGGGCCGACGATGTCGTCGTCAAACTGCCGGCGACGCGGGCCGGGTACGAGGCGCTCGGCCGGATTCGCGCCGACGGCATCGAAGCCGGCATCACGGTGTTGTTTTCGGTCACGCAGGCGATCCTCGCCGCGAAGAACGACGCGACGTTCGTCGCGCCGTACGTCGGCAGGCTCGACGACGCCGGCGAGGACGGCCTCGAGGTCGTTGCCGGCATCCAAACGGCGTTCGACGAGTACGGGTTCGAGACGGAGGTCCTCGCCGCGAGCGTCCGAAACCGGCGGCAGGCGACCGCGCTCTACCGCGCGGGCGTCGACGCGGTGACGCTCCCGCCGACCGTCCTGGAAGCGCACTTTGACCACCACAAGACCGCCGAGGGCGTCGCGGGCTTCCTGTCCGACTGGGGAACCCGCGGAAACCCGATCGAGAGCGACGACTGA